In one Tessaracoccus palaemonis genomic region, the following are encoded:
- a CDS encoding peptidoglycan-binding protein — protein sequence MRFRPLKILLATTLVAGAIVALPNISAPEEADASTQTDFIAKLVKGAQTNEKNTGIPASVTIGMAALESGWGRSTMATTVPATKTADGKKYTVNTLFNIKCGTTASPYQTGCVPMKVNEYTSGGKEYYTVSKFRTYSSWTNSMLDYGRLLTSASRYSAAFSYTKYPDQFVTEVRKGGYATDPNYATKVISIMASYNLYQYNVNGGKAGYPWKTAQTSKTYPTTAIGATGPTVKTLQRLINLRTGTSLTIDGGFGTATQNAVRQFQAINHLTVDGKAGDQTWAALVGTVRSGNTGRLVEVMQYELRYEGYPLTANKKFDAATLAVVQTYQQAKGLTVDGVVGTKTWAKLLKTTTQLTSPPTSTTVSPPSTTTVSYKSLKEGDTGSTVKTLQRLLNARAGTKIAIDGLYGTTTVAGVKKFQKAKGLTQTGTMSNATWKALLPSLKKGATGTQVKILQYELRYSGFLTTINGRFDTTTVNAMKSYQKVKKISTTGGTGPRTWAALLATNSSVSVFPELERGDRGNDVRTLQRLLNARAGAKLTVDGIFGTGTQSAVKKYQKEKKLSQTGIVDTNTWSKLAPTLKKGSTNSGAVKALQYELRYAGYSISATGKFDTATITAVKKYQSAKKLSASGTVGVTMWKKLLG from the coding sequence ATGCGCTTTCGCCCGCTGAAGATCCTGCTGGCCACCACACTCGTGGCCGGCGCCATCGTCGCCCTGCCGAACATCTCGGCGCCGGAGGAGGCCGACGCCTCCACGCAGACCGACTTCATCGCGAAGCTGGTCAAGGGGGCCCAGACGAACGAGAAGAACACTGGTATCCCTGCCTCGGTGACCATCGGGATGGCGGCCCTGGAGTCGGGCTGGGGGCGCTCGACCATGGCCACGACCGTGCCGGCCACGAAGACCGCCGACGGCAAGAAGTACACCGTCAACACGCTGTTCAACATCAAGTGCGGCACCACTGCGTCGCCCTACCAGACCGGCTGCGTGCCGATGAAGGTCAACGAGTACACCTCGGGCGGCAAGGAGTACTACACCGTCTCCAAGTTCCGCACGTACTCCAGCTGGACCAACTCCATGCTCGACTACGGCCGACTCCTGACGTCCGCGTCGCGCTACTCCGCGGCGTTCTCGTACACCAAGTACCCGGACCAGTTCGTCACCGAGGTCCGCAAGGGCGGCTACGCAACCGACCCGAACTACGCCACCAAGGTGATCAGCATCATGGCGTCGTACAACCTGTACCAGTACAACGTGAACGGTGGTAAGGCCGGCTACCCCTGGAAGACCGCCCAGACCAGCAAGACCTACCCGACCACCGCGATCGGGGCCACCGGCCCGACGGTGAAGACCCTCCAGCGGCTGATCAACCTGCGCACCGGCACGAGCCTGACGATCGACGGGGGCTTCGGCACCGCGACGCAGAACGCGGTCAGGCAGTTCCAGGCCATCAACCACCTCACGGTCGACGGCAAGGCCGGAGACCAGACCTGGGCGGCGCTCGTCGGCACGGTCAGGAGCGGCAACACCGGCCGCCTCGTCGAGGTCATGCAGTACGAGCTGAGGTACGAGGGCTACCCGCTGACGGCCAACAAGAAGTTCGACGCCGCGACCCTGGCCGTGGTCCAGACCTACCAGCAGGCCAAGGGTCTGACCGTCGACGGTGTCGTCGGCACCAAGACGTGGGCGAAGCTCCTCAAGACGACCACGCAGCTGACGTCCCCGCCCACCAGCACGACCGTCTCGCCCCCGAGCACCACGACGGTGAGCTACAAGAGCCTCAAGGAGGGCGACACTGGGTCGACGGTGAAGACCCTCCAGCGCCTCCTCAACGCCCGGGCCGGGACGAAGATCGCCATCGACGGGCTCTACGGCACCACGACCGTCGCGGGCGTGAAGAAGTTCCAGAAGGCCAAGGGACTCACGCAGACCGGGACGATGAGCAACGCCACCTGGAAGGCGCTGCTGCCGTCGCTCAAGAAGGGCGCAACCGGTACCCAGGTCAAGATCCTGCAGTACGAGCTGCGGTACTCCGGCTTCCTGACGACGATCAACGGCAGGTTCGACACCACGACCGTCAACGCCATGAAGAGCTACCAGAAGGTCAAGAAGATCTCGACCACCGGCGGCACCGGCCCCCGCACCTGGGCGGCGCTGCTGGCGACCAACTCCTCGGTCTCCGTGTTCCCCGAGCTCGAGCGCGGCGACCGCGGCAACGACGTCCGCACGCTCCAGCGGCTCCTCAACGCGCGCGCCGGCGCCAAGCTCACCGTCGACGGGATCTTCGGGACCGGCACACAGAGCGCGGTGAAGAAGTACCAGAAGGAGAAGAAGCTCAGCCAGACCGGCATCGTCGACACGAACACCTGGAGCAAGCTCGCGCCCACCCTCAAGAAGGGCAGCACCAACTCCGGGGCGGTCAAGGCCCTGCAGTACGAGCTGCGCTACGCCGGGTACAGCATCTCCGCGACGGGGAAGTTCGACACTGCCACCATCACCGCCGTGAAGAAGTACCAGAGCGCGAAGAAGCTCTCGGCCAGCGGCACCGTCGGTGTGACCATGTGGAAGAAGCTGCTCGGCTGA
- a CDS encoding UDP-N-acetylmuramate dehydrogenase — protein MIEPFATDGTACAVESVTLPGAEAPVSDSLLLADHTTLRVGGPADRLVVARTEAELIAAVGDCDLRGEPVLVVGGGSNLLVADEGFRGTVVVVATRGIAADVSYCGGAAVKVAAGENWDDFVAESIRQEWSGIAALSGIPGSVGATPIQNVGAYGSEVAHVVTSVRTWDRQDRTQRTFPLVDCGFAYRTSRFKQNPGRYLVLEVGYQFPLGDLDAPVAYAELARTLDVEVGTRVKGSAVREAVLGLRRGKGMVLDAADHDTWSAGSFFTNPILTPEEAGNLPDDAPRFPAGDGRVKSSAAWLIQHAGFGKGFGSGAAGLSTKHVLALTNRGGAAAADLVALAREVRDGVAERFGVNLDPEVNLVGTSL, from the coding sequence TTGATTGAGCCCTTCGCCACCGACGGCACGGCCTGCGCAGTCGAGAGCGTCACGCTGCCCGGCGCCGAGGCGCCCGTCAGCGACTCGCTGCTGCTCGCCGACCACACGACGCTGAGGGTCGGGGGACCCGCCGACCGGCTGGTCGTCGCCCGCACCGAGGCAGAACTCATCGCCGCGGTCGGCGACTGCGACCTCCGCGGCGAGCCCGTGCTGGTCGTCGGCGGGGGGTCGAACCTGCTCGTGGCCGACGAGGGCTTCCGAGGCACGGTCGTCGTCGTCGCCACGCGCGGCATCGCTGCCGACGTCTCCTACTGCGGAGGTGCCGCCGTCAAGGTCGCCGCCGGCGAGAACTGGGACGACTTCGTAGCCGAGTCCATCCGCCAGGAGTGGAGCGGCATCGCGGCCCTGTCCGGCATCCCCGGCAGCGTCGGCGCGACCCCGATCCAGAACGTCGGCGCCTACGGCTCCGAGGTCGCCCACGTCGTCACCTCGGTGCGCACCTGGGACCGCCAGGACCGCACGCAGCGGACCTTCCCGCTGGTCGACTGCGGCTTCGCCTACCGGACGTCGCGCTTCAAGCAGAACCCCGGCCGCTACCTCGTGCTCGAGGTCGGCTACCAGTTCCCGCTCGGCGACCTCGACGCGCCCGTCGCCTACGCCGAGCTCGCCCGGACGCTCGACGTCGAGGTGGGCACCCGGGTCAAGGGCTCGGCCGTCCGCGAGGCGGTCCTCGGCCTCAGGCGCGGCAAGGGCATGGTGCTCGACGCCGCCGACCACGACACCTGGAGCGCTGGCAGCTTCTTCACCAACCCGATCCTGACCCCCGAGGAGGCCGGCAACCTCCCGGACGACGCGCCCCGCTTCCCGGCGGGCGACGGCCGGGTCAAGTCGAGCGCCGCCTGGCTGATCCAGCACGCGGGCTTCGGCAAGGGCTTCGGATCAGGTGCCGCCGGGCTGTCGACCAAGCACGTGCTCGCGCTCACCAACCGCGGGGGAGCCGCGGCGGCCGATCTCGTCGCTCTGGCCCGCGAGGTGCGCGACGGCGTGGCGGAGCGCTTCGGGGTGAACCTCGACCCCGAGGTGAACCTTGTGGGCACCTCCCTGTGA
- a CDS encoding MaoC/PaaZ C-terminal domain-containing protein yields the protein MPDIAIGDALPELRVNVTRSTVVRYSGASTDFNEIHFSERHALALGLPGVLAHGMFTMGAGLRIVTDWIGDPARVQSYQVRFTRPVVVPDTDEGTDIVYTASVTDIADGIAKVAITATRGDEAVLGAARAEVRVD from the coding sequence ATGCCTGACATCGCCATCGGCGACGCGCTGCCCGAGCTGCGCGTCAACGTCACCCGCTCGACGGTCGTGCGCTACTCCGGCGCGTCGACGGACTTCAACGAGATCCACTTCTCCGAGCGCCACGCGCTCGCCCTCGGCCTGCCGGGGGTGTTGGCCCACGGCATGTTCACGATGGGAGCGGGGCTGAGGATCGTCACCGACTGGATCGGCGACCCCGCCCGCGTCCAGAGCTACCAGGTCCGCTTCACGCGCCCCGTCGTCGTGCCCGACACCGACGAGGGCACCGACATCGTCTACACCGCCTCGGTCACCGACATCGCCGACGGCATCGCCAAGGTCGCCATCACGGCCACCCGCGGCGACGAGGCAGTGCTCGGCGCCGCCCGCGCGGAGGTGCGCGTTGATTGA
- a CDS encoding FAS1-like dehydratase domain-containing protein, translating to MPITAEHVGRTYPDAPVYEVSRAKIAEFARALGDDNPAYFADSPIAPPTFAAVIAAHAWEALFGDPELGLALNRTVHADQSFVFHRPLAAGDDVVAKLTIEKVRNRGPLDIVTILVELVVDGATAGEARSTLMHTRETAHA from the coding sequence ATGCCGATCACAGCCGAGCACGTGGGCCGTACCTACCCCGACGCCCCCGTCTACGAGGTCAGCCGCGCCAAGATCGCGGAGTTCGCCCGAGCCCTGGGCGACGACAACCCCGCCTACTTCGCCGACAGCCCCATCGCCCCGCCTACGTTCGCCGCGGTCATCGCCGCGCACGCCTGGGAGGCGCTGTTCGGCGACCCGGAGCTCGGCCTGGCCCTCAACCGCACGGTGCACGCCGACCAGTCCTTCGTGTTCCACCGGCCCCTGGCCGCCGGTGACGACGTGGTCGCGAAGCTCACGATCGAGAAGGTCCGCAACCGCGGCCCGCTCGACATCGTCACGATCCTCGTCGAGCTCGTGGTCGACGGCGCAACGGCCGGCGAGGCCCGCTCCACCCTCATGCACACCCGGGAGACCGCCCATGCCTGA
- the rpmG gene encoding 50S ribosomal protein L33: protein MAKKGGDIRPKITLACTECKERNYITKKNRRNDPDRLELSKFCPRCRQHQVHRETR, encoded by the coding sequence ATGGCCAAGAAGGGCGGGGACATTCGTCCCAAGATCACGCTTGCCTGCACTGAGTGCAAGGAGCGCAACTACATCACCAAGAAGAACCGCCGCAACGATCCCGATCGTCTCGAGCTCAGCAAGTTCTGCCCGCGCTGCCGCCAGCACCAGGTGCACCGCGAGACCCGCTGA
- a CDS encoding DeoD-type purine-nucleoside phosphorylase, with translation MATPHISCEPGDIAPLVIMPGDPKRAERIARTRMDDARLVSDVRGIGAWTGTVDGVPMTAMASGMGVPSLSIYATELFTQYGVRRICRVGTCGGISSKVKVSDVIIASAAHTNSAVATIDLPGVTLSLAPSFDMLRGAVDQARAGGSTVHVGPVFTSDFFYSSRMDIVPALDRLGTLGVEMEAAGLYACAAANGGEALAVMTVSDHLKDGSGDLSAEQRETLFQTAREAAIAGLKA, from the coding sequence ATGGCCACCCCGCACATCTCCTGCGAGCCCGGCGACATCGCACCGCTCGTCATCATGCCCGGCGACCCGAAGCGTGCCGAGCGCATCGCGAGGACGCGCATGGACGACGCCCGCCTCGTCTCCGACGTCCGGGGCATCGGCGCCTGGACCGGCACCGTCGACGGCGTACCCATGACCGCCATGGCTTCCGGCATGGGCGTTCCCTCGCTGTCGATCTACGCCACCGAGCTCTTCACGCAGTACGGCGTGCGACGGATCTGCCGTGTCGGCACCTGCGGCGGCATCTCCTCGAAGGTCAAGGTGTCCGACGTCATCATCGCGTCGGCCGCGCACACGAACTCCGCGGTCGCGACCATCGACCTGCCCGGCGTGACCCTGTCGCTGGCCCCGAGCTTCGACATGCTGCGCGGCGCCGTCGACCAGGCGCGGGCCGGCGGATCGACCGTCCATGTCGGGCCGGTCTTCACCAGCGACTTCTTCTACAGTTCCCGCATGGACATCGTGCCCGCCCTCGACAGGCTCGGCACCCTCGGCGTCGAGATGGAGGCCGCCGGCCTGTACGCCTGCGCCGCCGCGAACGGGGGAGAGGCGTTGGCCGTGATGACCGTGTCCGACCACCTCAAGGACGGGTCCGGGGATCTGAGCGCCGAACAGCGCGAGACCCTGTTCCAGACGGCACGGGAGGCCGCGATCGCCGGCCTGAAGGCGTAG
- a CDS encoding YajQ family cyclic di-GMP-binding protein: MASDSSFDVVSKVDRQEVDNALGQAAREVGQRFDFKNTDARIAWSGEAIEMQAVSEERVKAVLDVFQTKLIRRGVSLKALDAGDPRQSGKLWKITATTKQGIKTEDAKKISKLIRDEGPKGVKAQIQGEELRVSSKSRDDLQAVQKLITEQDYDFAVQFVNYR; this comes from the coding sequence ATGGCTTCTGACAGCTCTTTCGACGTGGTGAGCAAGGTCGACCGACAGGAGGTCGACAACGCGCTCGGCCAGGCCGCGCGCGAGGTTGGCCAGCGCTTCGACTTCAAGAACACCGACGCGAGGATCGCCTGGTCGGGCGAGGCCATCGAGATGCAGGCCGTCTCCGAGGAGCGCGTCAAGGCCGTACTCGACGTCTTCCAGACCAAGCTGATCCGCCGGGGGGTCTCGCTCAAGGCCCTGGATGCCGGCGACCCGCGCCAGTCCGGCAAGCTGTGGAAGATCACGGCGACCACCAAGCAGGGCATCAAGACCGAGGACGCGAAGAAGATCTCGAAGCTGATCCGCGACGAGGGCCCCAAGGGCGTGAAGGCGCAGATCCAGGGCGAAGAGCTGCGCGTCTCCTCCAAGAGCCGCGACGACCTGCAGGCCGTCCAGAAGCTGATCACCGAGCAGGACTACGACTTCGCCGTCCAGTTCGTGAACTACCGCTGA
- a CDS encoding cation-translocating P-type ATPase has translation MVWAGRYDLRACETPPTPGAVIVSTSLEPQTPPSSSAPKPWAASPEEVLASVDSTTDGLAAAEVEKRLARDGRNELPTPKPVPAWRRLLSQFNDILIYILIAAAALKAYSGDWVDFAVIAVVILATGLIGFIQEGRAASALASLQTMQSLDAQVLRDGTWGVVDAATIVPGDVIRVRSGDRVPADVRLLTSSSLQVDEAALTGESVPAQKELEPVAAEAGVGDRSSMLFSSTIITAGTAEAVVVSTGGNTEIGRISALVADQDKLDTPLSRQLAKLGTQLAILIGVMAVVMLAIGYFVHDFHGDELISAAIGFAVAAVPEGLPALVTITLALGVQQMARRNAITRKMAAVETLGSVTTICSDKTGTLTQNEMTARTVLTAEGRYVVEGTGYQPKGHVTDPHGKPATLPDHPDLEALVIAAGAANDARVEETDEGWRVVGQPTEGALDVLATKAGADMAHVTRLATVPFESAHKFSATLDDVASGERRIHVLGAPDRLLDRSTTQLGGGGSTETLDRGFWDAGIDELSEQGLRVLAAASRPADGVEDLALDDLDTGLTFLGLVGIVDPPRPEVTDAISLAHTAGIRVKMITGDHAGTAVAISRELGIAPAEGDVKALTGAELEAMSDDELAAQVRDVDIYARTSPEHKLRIVKALQTHDEVVAMTGDGVNDAPSITRADVGVAMGIKGTEATKEAADIVLADDNFATIERAVEEGRRIYDNIRKSVVFLLPTNGGQGLVILVAVLLGMALPLSPVQILWVNLVTALTLSLSLSSEPAEPGIMSRPPRSTQEQILSPRALAQVLWSSVAIGGATLLMFMRQNAVVDYDVAQTAAVTMLVFGQIAFLFNCRFLNTSSLTWRVLVGNRAVWFSIAGLIALQLVFIHAPFMNTWFGSAELGWAQWGPILGLSVGVFLFNELGKFVINRVGRR, from the coding sequence GTGGTTTGGGCAGGTCGCTACGATTTGAGAGCCTGCGAGACCCCACCCACACCTGGAGCCGTCATCGTGTCGACATCCCTTGAGCCACAGACCCCTCCCTCCTCATCCGCTCCGAAGCCGTGGGCGGCGAGCCCAGAGGAGGTGCTGGCATCCGTCGACTCGACCACCGACGGTCTCGCGGCGGCCGAGGTGGAGAAGCGCCTGGCGCGTGACGGCCGCAACGAGCTGCCCACGCCCAAGCCGGTCCCCGCCTGGCGTCGCCTGCTGTCGCAGTTCAACGACATCCTGATCTACATCCTGATCGCCGCGGCAGCTCTCAAGGCGTACTCGGGGGACTGGGTCGACTTCGCCGTCATCGCGGTCGTCATCCTCGCGACCGGCCTGATCGGTTTCATTCAGGAGGGCCGCGCCGCCTCCGCGCTCGCCAGCCTCCAGACCATGCAGTCGCTCGACGCGCAGGTGCTGCGCGACGGCACCTGGGGCGTCGTCGACGCGGCGACCATCGTGCCCGGCGACGTCATCCGCGTCCGCTCGGGTGACCGGGTTCCCGCCGACGTTCGCCTGCTGACCTCCTCGTCGCTGCAGGTCGACGAGGCGGCGCTGACCGGCGAGTCCGTGCCGGCGCAGAAGGAGCTCGAGCCCGTCGCGGCCGAGGCGGGCGTCGGCGACCGCTCCTCGATGCTGTTCTCCAGCACCATCATCACGGCCGGCACGGCCGAGGCAGTCGTCGTGTCGACGGGCGGCAACACAGAGATCGGCCGGATCTCCGCGCTGGTGGCGGACCAGGACAAGCTCGACACCCCACTGTCGCGGCAGCTCGCCAAGCTCGGCACGCAGCTGGCGATCCTCATCGGCGTGATGGCGGTAGTGATGCTCGCGATCGGCTACTTCGTGCACGACTTCCACGGCGACGAGCTGATCTCCGCAGCCATCGGCTTCGCCGTCGCGGCGGTCCCTGAGGGCCTGCCCGCGCTGGTGACCATCACGCTGGCGCTCGGCGTGCAGCAGATGGCCCGCCGCAACGCCATCACCCGCAAGATGGCCGCCGTCGAGACCCTCGGGTCCGTCACGACGATCTGCTCCGACAAGACCGGCACGCTGACCCAGAACGAGATGACCGCCCGCACGGTGCTGACCGCCGAGGGCCGCTACGTCGTCGAGGGCACCGGCTACCAGCCCAAGGGCCACGTCACCGACCCGCACGGGAAGCCCGCGACCCTGCCCGACCACCCGGACCTGGAGGCGCTTGTCATCGCCGCGGGAGCGGCCAACGACGCCCGTGTCGAGGAGACCGACGAGGGCTGGCGGGTCGTCGGGCAGCCCACCGAGGGCGCGCTCGACGTGCTCGCCACCAAGGCGGGCGCCGACATGGCCCACGTCACGCGGCTCGCCACCGTGCCCTTCGAGTCGGCCCACAAGTTCTCCGCCACCCTGGACGACGTCGCCTCCGGGGAGCGTCGGATCCACGTGCTGGGTGCCCCCGACCGGCTGCTCGACCGTTCGACCACGCAGCTGGGCGGCGGAGGCTCCACCGAGACGCTCGACCGCGGCTTCTGGGACGCCGGCATCGACGAGCTGTCCGAGCAGGGCCTGCGCGTCCTCGCCGCCGCCTCGCGCCCGGCCGACGGCGTCGAGGACCTGGCGCTCGACGACCTCGACACGGGACTGACCTTCCTGGGCCTGGTCGGCATCGTCGACCCGCCCCGACCTGAGGTCACGGATGCCATCTCGCTCGCGCACACGGCGGGCATCCGCGTGAAGATGATCACGGGCGACCACGCCGGCACCGCCGTCGCGATCTCCCGCGAGCTGGGCATCGCGCCGGCCGAGGGCGACGTGAAGGCGCTCACCGGCGCCGAGCTCGAGGCCATGAGCGACGACGAGCTCGCCGCGCAGGTCCGCGACGTCGACATCTACGCCCGCACCTCGCCCGAGCACAAGCTCCGCATCGTCAAGGCGCTGCAGACGCACGACGAGGTCGTCGCCATGACCGGCGACGGCGTCAACGACGCCCCGTCCATCACGCGCGCCGACGTCGGCGTCGCGATGGGCATCAAGGGCACGGAGGCCACCAAGGAGGCCGCCGACATCGTGCTGGCCGACGACAACTTCGCCACGATCGAGAGGGCCGTGGAGGAGGGGCGGCGGATCTACGACAACATCCGCAAGTCGGTGGTCTTCCTGCTGCCGACCAACGGCGGCCAGGGCCTCGTCATCCTCGTGGCCGTCCTGCTCGGCATGGCGCTGCCCCTGTCGCCGGTCCAGATCCTGTGGGTGAACCTCGTCACGGCGCTGACCCTGTCGTTGTCGCTGTCGAGCGAGCCCGCCGAGCCCGGCATCATGAGCCGCCCGCCGCGGTCCACCCAGGAACAGATCCTCTCGCCGAGGGCGCTGGCGCAGGTGCTGTGGTCGTCGGTCGCCATCGGTGGCGCCACGTTGCTGATGTTCATGCGCCAGAACGCCGTCGTCGACTACGACGTCGCGCAGACCGCCGCCGTGACCATGCTGGTCTTCGGCCAGATCGCCTTCCTGTTCAACTGCCGTTTCCTCAACACGTCGTCTCTGACGTGGCGGGTGCTCGTCGGCAACCGGGCGGTGTGGTTCTCGATCGCTGGGCTCATCGCCCTCCAGCTGGTCTTCATCCACGCGCCGTTCATGAACACCTGGTTCGGGTCCGCCGAGCTCGGCTGGGCGCAGTGGGGCCCGATCCTCGGCCTGTCGGTCGGCGTGTTCCTGTTCAACGAACTGGGCAAGTTCGTCATCAACCGCGTCGGTCGCCGCTGA
- a CDS encoding GNAT family N-acetyltransferase, with the protein MTDPQLTLRPVRLSDAAATLDAFGSDPSMSRQGTVTSLAEAEAYLSGLIDDERQHPFAICDGDRLVGLVCVTLDTVNRVGWFWYWTNASHRGRGWASTCATAVANWALSAGGCERLELGHRADNPLSGNVAGRAGFVREGRERGKFLIDGQRVDVLTYGRLATDPWPAATLEVSW; encoded by the coding sequence ATGACAGATCCGCAGCTGACCCTGCGGCCGGTGCGACTCTCCGACGCGGCCGCCACGCTCGATGCCTTCGGGTCCGACCCGTCGATGTCCCGCCAGGGCACGGTGACGTCGCTGGCTGAGGCCGAGGCCTACCTGTCGGGGCTGATCGACGACGAGCGCCAGCACCCGTTCGCCATCTGCGACGGGGACCGCCTCGTCGGGCTGGTGTGCGTGACTCTCGACACGGTCAATCGGGTGGGCTGGTTCTGGTACTGGACCAACGCGTCGCACCGCGGCCGCGGCTGGGCCTCGACGTGCGCGACGGCGGTCGCCAACTGGGCGCTGTCGGCAGGCGGCTGCGAGCGCCTCGAACTCGGTCACCGGGCCGACAACCCGCTGTCCGGCAACGTCGCGGGACGGGCCGGATTCGTCCGCGAAGGCCGGGAGCGGGGCAAGTTCCTGATCGACGGACAGCGGGTCGACGTGCTGACCTACGGCCGCCTGGCGACCGATCCCTGGCCCGCCGCGACACTGGAGGTCTCCTGGTGA
- a CDS encoding exodeoxyribonuclease III gives MRRIGTHNVNGIRAALRRGFAPWWAQTNADVIALQEVRCRADDLPLEAFAGYHATLDTGTLAGRNGVAVLTRQVPTAVRTLGGAVTTIDPHGAREHTEVDRLVSRDLAPFAREGRYVEVDLSDTPLTVASLYLPKGAAWPYEDNSQEKYDRKMRFMRGLARLLTVSRRRSAAEGREFVVMGDFNVAHTKQDLRNWRTNQKSEGFLPEERDWFGSITGPRTLVDVVRALHPDADGPYSWWSWRGQAFANDAGWRIDYHLASPSLARSATHAFSGREASYEERISDHCPVVVDYAVGD, from the coding sequence GTGAGGCGCATCGGCACGCACAACGTCAACGGCATCCGGGCCGCGCTGCGGCGCGGCTTCGCCCCCTGGTGGGCGCAGACGAACGCCGACGTCATCGCCCTGCAGGAGGTCCGCTGCCGGGCCGACGACCTGCCGCTGGAGGCCTTCGCCGGCTACCACGCGACGCTGGACACCGGCACGCTGGCCGGCCGCAACGGCGTGGCGGTCCTGACCCGCCAGGTCCCGACCGCGGTGAGGACGCTCGGCGGGGCCGTGACGACCATCGACCCGCACGGGGCCCGGGAACACACCGAGGTCGACCGCCTCGTGAGCCGCGACCTCGCGCCGTTCGCGAGAGAGGGCCGCTACGTCGAGGTCGACCTGTCCGACACCCCGCTGACCGTCGCGTCGCTGTACCTCCCGAAGGGGGCCGCCTGGCCCTACGAGGACAACTCGCAGGAGAAGTACGACCGCAAGATGCGCTTCATGCGAGGGCTGGCCCGGCTTCTGACAGTTTCCCGCCGACGGTCGGCCGCCGAGGGCCGCGAGTTCGTCGTGATGGGTGACTTCAACGTCGCCCACACGAAGCAGGACCTGCGCAACTGGCGCACCAACCAGAAGTCCGAGGGCTTCCTGCCCGAGGAGCGAGACTGGTTCGGCTCCATCACGGGCCCCCGCACCCTTGTCGACGTGGTCCGCGCGCTCCACCCCGACGCCGACGGGCCGTACTCGTGGTGGTCATGGCGCGGGCAGGCCTTCGCCAACGACGCGGGCTGGCGGATCGACTACCATCTGGCCTCCCCCTCGCTGGCCAGATCGGCGACACACGCGTTCTCCGGGCGCGAGGCCAGCTACGAGGAACGGATCTCGGACCACTGCCCCGTCGTCGTGGACTACGCCGTCGGCGACTGA